A stretch of DNA from Gimesia chilikensis:
TGCTTTCCCAGTGTTGGTCAGCAGTACTCGCTCTTTATCAGAGCTCTTTTCCTTTTTTAGCAGCTCAAAAGTTGGCTCCCACAATGGATAGCTGACTGTAGGGACTGAGTCATACTTATTCGTCTTACTGCGTTTCCTGGTAATAATACCAGCAGTCCAGTCCACCTCATCCGGATGGAGATCAGACATATCCTGCTGCGTCATAGCACAATTGAGTCCCAGCAACAGATAGAGCTTTGTGCGTTTTGTTGCCTGCTTCAGTATCTCTTGAACCTTCGCAATCTCCAGTACTTTGGTCTGCCCTTTTTTCTTGGCGATCCGCATTTTTTTGTCATCAATATTTTTCGGCAGATGTTCTAATTTATCAGTATTGTTCGCCAGCCAACGCAGGAACGACTTAAAGCTGGAAAGAATGTCATGCGCGTAGCTATTCGAGAACTTGTCTGCAGCAATTTGTTGAAGCAAATGATTACGAAATCCAGAAAGTGTCGCAGCATCAACTTTACATACTGAAGTAGTTCGTCCAGTAAACTGCATGACGATGTCTAAGTGAACGCGTAAAGAATCAGCACGTGCGGCAGTCAGTTGACCTGCGGATACTTCAGTTCGTTTCTCACTCAGGAACGTTTCTACATTTGACGTGAAAGTATCATCAACACCGGTTTGAGAAGTCCTTTTGTTCTGAGCTTCGATGCGGTCCTGCCAGAGAGTCTGCTCGAAAGGAACTGGCCCTTCGACCATTCGCACTGGTTCAAGTCCCTGTTTCACATATTCCGCTTTGAGGTGCTCATCCATCTCGACTGGTGCAGGTCCTGCGAAAAAACGATCTGCCCAACAGAGTGCTGGAGGGACGCGATTGTCCAGTCGTTCAGTGAGATCTTGAAGCTTATCTCTGGCGAGTACTGCAGTAACCTCATCACCGTGATCTACGGACCAGGACAGGACCG
This window harbors:
- a CDS encoding tyrosine-type recombinase/integrase, which encodes MARQPKLNWESARGKWKIEYRGKKYRFDGGLGKSDREAKRHAESEWKRLKAELDHEAIRNKPHRLEYEAVIAEWNTVLSWSVDHGDEVTAVLARDKLQDLTERLDNRVPPALCWADRFFAGPAPVEMDEHLKAEYVKQGLEPVRMVEGPVPFEQTLWQDRIEAQNKRTSQTGVDDTFTSNVETFLSEKRTEVSAGQLTAARADSLRVHLDIVMQFTGRTTSVCKVDAATLSGFRNHLLQQIAADKFSNSYAHDILSSFKSFLRWLANNTDKLEHLPKNIDDKKMRIAKKKGQTKVLEIAKVQEILKQATKRTKLYLLLGLNCAMTQQDMSDLHPDEVDWTAGIITRKRSKTNKYDSVPTVSYPLWEPTFELLKKEKSSDKERVLLTNTGKALKTEFLDASNKIQKTDAVRSSIRRLAKNAEIDFTLKMLKKTSASLIRNNRHYQGLESLFLDHAPLSMADRHYTTVPQDLLNEAVLWLGDELGVKDVFKALEQPDG